Proteins encoded by one window of Arachis ipaensis cultivar K30076 chromosome B04, Araip1.1, whole genome shotgun sequence:
- the LOC107637649 gene encoding uncharacterized protein LOC107637649: protein MASPDSAAAAAASLPPSSTKKDDVTPISSKIAELNESRSELLTRIQSLKQDLQSWRSKLDTQVKVYRDELSELKKTLNVEVEQLRTEFQDLRTTLQQQQEDVTASLKNLGLQDVAGDVKQTQSQEVKIEEIDKEEQQVLPEEHTAKVDKI, encoded by the exons ATGGCTTCCCCTGAttccgccgccgccgccgccgcttCCCTCCCTCCCTCCTCCACC AAGAAGGATGACGTCACTCCGATTTCGTCTAAAATCGCG GAACTAAATGAATCGAGATCGGAGCTTCTCACGAGAATCCAGAGTTTGAAACag GATTTGCAAAGTTGGAGGTCAAAGCTAGACACACAAGTGAAGGTTTATCGCGAT GAGCTGTCAGAACTTAAGAAAACACTCAATGTTGAAGTGGAGCAACTACGAACA GAATTCCAAGACCTTAGGACCACCCTTCAGCAGCAACAGGAGGATGTTACAGCAAGCTTAAAAAACTTGGGG CTTCAGGATGTAGCAGGAGATGTAAAACAAACTCAATCACAGGAGGTTAAGATTGAGGAAATTGACAAGGAAGAGCAACAGGTATTACCTGAAGAGCATACTGCCAAAGTGGATAAAATTTAA